In Phormidium ambiguum IAM M-71, one DNA window encodes the following:
- the radA gene encoding DNA repair protein RadA: protein MPKPRTSYICNECGAESPQWFGKCPSCNTYNSLEEQLITQSAALPSRGNWQGGARNNGKVAARDEPKPRLSLKFSEITERQQARWSSGYEEFNRVLGGGVVPGSLVLIGGDPGIGKSTLLLQVANQLAEERRILYVSGEESGQQVKLRASRLGVGESFNSEEEEVGQTNSEENSELPELSEPKLYVLAETDLEEILKELESLKPNLTVIDSIQTIFLPTLTSAPGSVAQVRECTAALMKVAKRDDITMLIVGHVTKEGAIAGPRVLEHLVDTVLYFEGDRFASHRLLRSVKNRFGATNEIGIFEMADRGLREVANPSELFLGNRDEVAPGTAIVVACEGTRPLVVELQALVSPTSYSSPRRSTTGVDYNRLLQILAVLEKRVGIPLSKLDAYVAAAGGLNVEEPAVDLGIAIAVVASFRDRIVDPSTVLIGEVGLGGQVRAVSQMELRLKEAAKLGFKKAIVPKGQKFPDVGLEIVPVSKVIDAIVAAIPAQPRFGGDEFSEYEDDEEDLEE from the coding sequence ATGCCTAAGCCTCGAACTTCTTATATCTGCAATGAATGCGGGGCCGAGTCTCCCCAATGGTTTGGTAAGTGTCCTTCCTGTAATACTTACAATTCTCTTGAAGAACAACTAATTACCCAATCAGCTGCTCTTCCCAGTCGTGGGAATTGGCAGGGAGGTGCTCGGAATAATGGTAAAGTAGCGGCCCGTGATGAACCAAAACCAAGATTATCTTTAAAATTTTCCGAAATAACCGAAAGACAACAAGCAAGATGGTCTTCTGGTTATGAAGAATTTAATCGAGTTTTAGGTGGTGGAGTTGTTCCGGGTTCTTTGGTTTTGATTGGTGGAGATCCGGGAATTGGCAAATCAACTTTGTTACTTCAGGTAGCAAATCAACTTGCTGAAGAACGACGCATTCTTTATGTTTCTGGGGAAGAGTCGGGACAACAAGTAAAATTGAGAGCGTCTCGTTTGGGCGTTGGTGAAAGTTTTAATTCTGAGGAAGAAGAGGTAGGACAAACAAATTCAGAAGAAAATTCAGAGTTACCGGAATTAAGTGAACCGAAACTTTATGTATTAGCTGAAACTGATTTAGAAGAGATTTTAAAGGAGTTAGAATCTCTGAAGCCAAATTTAACCGTAATTGATAGTATCCAAACGATTTTTTTACCAACATTGACTTCGGCACCTGGTTCTGTGGCACAAGTTAGGGAATGTACTGCGGCGTTAATGAAGGTGGCGAAACGTGATGATATTACGATGTTAATTGTGGGTCACGTTACTAAGGAAGGGGCGATCGCAGGCCCGAGAGTTTTAGAACATTTAGTCGATACGGTATTGTATTTTGAAGGCGATCGCTTTGCTTCGCATCGGTTGTTACGATCGGTAAAAAATCGCTTTGGTGCAACTAACGAAATTGGCATTTTTGAAATGGCCGATCGCGGATTAAGAGAAGTTGCTAATCCTTCGGAATTATTCTTAGGAAATCGGGACGAAGTTGCACCGGGAACGGCAATTGTAGTTGCTTGTGAAGGCACTCGTCCGTTAGTAGTTGAATTGCAAGCTTTGGTAAGTCCAACTAGTTACTCTAGTCCCCGTCGTTCTACTACTGGAGTTGACTATAATCGCCTATTACAAATTTTGGCAGTTTTGGAAAAACGGGTGGGAATTCCTTTATCTAAATTGGATGCTTATGTGGCTGCTGCGGGCGGTTTAAATGTGGAAGAACCTGCGGTAGATTTGGGAATTGCGATCGCAGTTGTGGCGAGTTTCCGCGATCGCATTGTCGATCCATCTACTGTGTTAATTGGCGAAGTTGGATTAGGTGGACAAGTTCGTGCTGTTTCCCAAATGGAATTACGGTTAAAAGAAGCGGCGAAACTTGGGTTCAAAAAGGCGATCGTTCCTAAAGGCCAAAAATTCCCTGATGTAGGTTTAGAAATTGTTCCGGTGTCTAAAGTGATTGATGCGATCGTTGCTGCTATTCCTGCCCAACCTCGGTTTGGTGGCGATGAATTTTCTGAATATGAAGATGATGAAGAGGACTTAGAAGAATAA